The following is a genomic window from Brachionichthys hirsutus isolate HB-005 chromosome 10, CSIRO-AGI_Bhir_v1, whole genome shotgun sequence.
GGTTGTCATCCACATGGCATCATGAGCATCGGGGCCCTCGCCTGCTTCGGCACCGAGAGCTGTGGCTTTGCTCAAACATTTCCCGGGCTGAAATCCACCCTGGTGGTTCTGGCGGGACTTTTCAGACTGCCAATCTTCAGAGAGTATCTCATGAGTGGAGGTACGCACGAGATGTTCGTCTATTGACCATCAAATCTGACATTTAAACGACGCCCGAGTGCCCGAGCAGCTGAGCTGAACTGATGTTTCTGCCTTCCGTGGTTGGTACAGGTCTCTGTCCGGTCAGTAAACCGAGCCTTGCCCACCTCCTTTCTCAGAGTGGCAAAGCCAATGCCGTAGTGATTGTGATCGGGGGTGCTGCTGaatctctggcttcctcccctGGAGTCAACACGGTGGTTGTGAAGCAGAGGAAAGGATTTGTCAGGATTGCTCTCGAGTTTGGGTAAGGAATTTCAGAGAATTAAGATATCAGTGTGCAATTATTTATCTTTGGAGGAAGGTAAAACTACAGCCAAGATATATATCCTAAGGAGAAATACTGCTTGGATGACAAAACGCTGACAAGAGaaatgtgtgtgatttgtttggTCTGTTCAAAGTTCAATGAACATGtagaagcaaaaaataaaataatttctgttACGTAGCTCATTGTATGAGGTTCCAGTTTTCAAATGTACTAAAATCCTACTATGTACTAATTAGCCACTATGTAAATATGAATTTACTAGAACTACGAGCAAGATGCATTGAAAGACATTTAAAGTACCAGTACCTGACCACTAAGACCGAGCAGTCCACTGTGGGAGACTGATGTGACCTCTGCcgatcctcctcagggctgatCTGGTGCCTGTTTACTCTTTCGGAGAGAACGAGCTCTTTAAACAGGTGATTTTCTCAGACGGCAGTCTCGGTCGAAAGTTACAGGACCTGTTCAAAGTGATTCTGGGTTTTGCCCCGTGCTTATTTGTTGGCGAGAGCATGATGTTCATACCTTACAGAACTCCCGTCACCATTGTCGGTGAGTATTTTTTACCCGACTCCAAGAAGCCTGGATTTCATGCTCTGTGCTATTTTTTTGATCCAACACCGCTTCTTCCAGTGGGAAGTCCAATCTCAGTGCCAAAGAGCGTCACGCCGACTGAGGAGGAGATCGACCACTATCACAGGCTCTACGTGGACGGACTGACCAAGTTATTCCATGAACACAAAGTCAGCTGTGGTCTTTCTGCAAATCATAAGCTTCAGATCATTTAGATTTCTCTTCTGCATGAACGACGTGGCTGTTTCCTTTTCTGCTATTGAAGGGGCTTCTGCTTCCTACTGCAAGTTGTGACTGTATTTGAAATTATTTAACATGAATGTGTCTGGAAAAGATTACGCTGAACATGAAAATATAAAGGACTTGGTAAACTCTATTTCACATGAAGCCACTGAAGGATTCGAGCATTTCTAATGTAAGTAAATAAAGAGGAGCGATGGACACGCAGCTAAACGTGTTTGCATACTTGCTTTCTCGTGATCTATATGCTGGGAATACTTTAACATGGCGGCTTTCATATTTCATGTTGATATTGTTTTACTACTTAACACTTCTATTGGACGTCTCTTCACCACTGTGAGGTTTCTCTGGACGTCTGTCAAGTTAAATTACAGAATTTATAACCTGCATGAAATTCGAAGGTTTATCCAGTAGGGGGCGACTTTCCCTCCCATCTGCTTAAACAGAAGTGGGGCAGAAAATCCAGAGTACACAGAAACATGTCACATCTggataacaaacaaacacacaatctacACTGAATTGAATAAGTCGGTGCATAACTTTATTGAATAATAGTTTACAGAACAAGTCTGCTAAAATTGTTTCGGAAAACCAATAATCTAATCGACTCCAGATAGCAAGAAGGAAAAATACTCGTAAAGAGCAAATACTCAAAAGAGCAGGTGAACGCTCTAAAAGAAGTCGGTGTCATCAGGTGCGTCCAGGTCACGGTACTCGATGATATTACGAGGGTCACCTCGTGACATTCTGAGATGGTCGACAACCCAGGAAGAGAACACAAATAAtcaaaggttaaataaataaacagacctAAATAAACATACGGCGCTCTCACCTCAGGTTCCTTGGCTTCCCCGGGTAGCCACCTTGCCCGCGGAAGTTGTCATAGTTGCCTCTGCCTCCTCCGAATTGGTTGGGGGGGTAAGGAGGTCCACCTGTTGAAACAGCCAAAAATCAGACCAAGGAGGTCGCAGACCGGAGTGAAACACATTTCCACCAGAATAATAAAAGAACGGTCTGCGTCACCGTAGCCCATCAGCGGTGGACGAGGCTGAACGAAGGCCATCGGACCCTGAAGAGCTTGAGGAGGAAACGGCATGCCGGGAGAAAGCAGACCTGAAGAAAGAGGTTATACGGTTGTCAGCAAACTATTCAATCAGCCAAGGATTCCAATCTTTCACtatgagtatctagaaaagctcTGCTGACCTTGACCTCCTGGGCCCGGGAGGGGAGGAAGTTTAACCTCAGGCAGTGACGGTCTCTTGGCATCCATCAGGAAATTGTTGAAGAACGCCACTTCTTTTTTCACTTCTTCAATTTTGTCTCCATGCTTGTTCAGGATGTGCTTCCGTACAAACTCTGGCCCCTGGAAATTCGTTTGAAAGGGTGATCATAAAGCGAAAATGaggcagccaaacaaaagtcgCACTACAAGAATGCTGGTAAAAAGTCCCGAATACTCAATCTAAAACTGACCTTAAATTTCTTGCCACTTAGAGGACAGAGCCATTTGTCCTTTCCCAACTCTTGAGTGTTGGCAGACACAAATTTCTCAACCTCGTCCCCAGGATTCTTGCGGCCCATTTTTaccgcctcctcctcagacaATATTTCTTTAACACTAAACAAAGGACTCAGTTTTTCCTCCATCATCTTCTGCCATTGTTGCACTGTTGAAAGttttcagaaaaacaaatgaagacaCCAGTGTCAAATagtgcaaaatacatttttccacaGTCCATATTTTCAAGATAAATAGAAATGGAAAAATTATACCAACATTAAAAATTACACCGTGCACATGTAAGAGTAAAACCCAGCATCTAGCATGGGTAAAATTTGATCTAAATGACTTACATAAAAATGTAGGGTTCAAGCAGCTTTGAGAAATCaaaaagattaaataaatgaaagatgcTTTTCAACTTGGCAAAGCTAAACGA
Proteins encoded in this region:
- the mogat3b gene encoding 2-acylglycerol O-acyltransferase 3b, whose translation is MTKRKSRGKELLEVVSILQWVLSFLFLGVGCVILMVYLMFTSLWPLSVLSFVWLVTDWETPERGGRRTAFVRNWKVWSHLRDFFPITLVKTAELNPNKNYILGCHPHGIMSIGALACFGTESCGFAQTFPGLKSTLVVLAGLFRLPIFREYLMSGGLCPVSKPSLAHLLSQSGKANAVVIVIGGAAESLASSPGVNTVVVKQRKGFVRIALEFGADLVPVYSFGENELFKQVIFSDGSLGRKLQDLFKVILGFAPCLFVGESMMFIPYRTPVTIVVGSPISVPKSVTPTEEEIDHYHRLYVDGLTKLFHEHKVSCGLSANHKLQII